In Anaerolineae bacterium, the following proteins share a genomic window:
- a CDS encoding 4Fe-4S dicluster domain-containing protein, translating into MTLDQALAEARGKYALIIDLNKCTGCRACELACHQRNELPGDMSYIRVYPKQKPDGSPYFLPVQCQHCVKAPCESVCPTGATYHHESGAVLVNDKTCVGCRYCMVACPYDARRYDEEKGIAEKCWLCLDWVLGGGVPACVQACAPGARIFGRLDDPDSEVSQLIASGRAKPLHPEFGTEPGILFYIFPGE; encoded by the coding sequence ATGACCCTCGATCAAGCGCTGGCCGAGGCGCGCGGCAAATACGCCCTCATCATTGACCTGAACAAATGCACCGGCTGTCGCGCTTGTGAGCTGGCCTGTCATCAGCGCAATGAGCTTCCCGGGGATATGTCCTACATTCGTGTCTACCCCAAACAGAAACCGGATGGAAGCCCCTATTTCCTGCCGGTGCAGTGTCAGCACTGCGTGAAGGCGCCCTGCGAGAGCGTCTGTCCCACCGGCGCCACCTATCACCATGAGAGCGGGGCCGTGTTGGTGAATGACAAGACCTGCGTCGGATGCCGCTACTGCATGGTGGCCTGTCCCTATGATGCGCGGCGCTACGATGAGGAAAAGGGCATTGCCGAAAAGTGCTGGTTGTGCCTGGACTGGGTGTTAGGGGGCGGTGTGCCGGCCTGCGTGCAGGCCTGCGCGCCGGGCGCCCGCATCTTCGGCCGGCTGGATGACCCGGACAGCGAGGTGAGCCAGCTCATCGCTTCCGGCCGGGCCAAGCCCCTGCATCCGGAATTCGGCACGGAGCCCGGCATCCTGTTTTACATCTTCCCCGGTGAATAA
- the nrfD gene encoding polysulfide reductase NrfD: protein MGQTHWGWLVAIYLFLGGMGAGSLLTAAVVELTGERYKHAFCPTTLIGAGVSGPLVIIGSLLLIFDLGAGKMEPWRIIYMFTHFTSVMTWGIWLLTLFIPVSLLYGLMEIMDNYPGILAWLRRFLKFLPATLPYRSIRRVLAGVGAVLAVGVAIYTGILLSVVRAVPLWHTPLLPLLFLVSAGSTGMGLTIDLGATIAVPDVARRFHALPIIHIVLIGLEAVLIGLVLAVAWLQGGVAAESARLVLMGPNAVIFWAFVVFPGLFYPFVVHAYAIGARRHGFISGILSGAGIVIAGLFLRYLIVFSGIPVAL, encoded by the coding sequence ATGGGACAAACACATTGGGGGTGGCTGGTCGCCATCTATCTGTTCCTCGGCGGCATGGGCGCCGGCTCACTGCTCACCGCGGCAGTGGTGGAGCTGACCGGCGAGCGCTATAAGCACGCCTTCTGCCCGACCACGCTCATCGGCGCCGGCGTCAGCGGACCGCTGGTCATCATCGGCTCCCTGTTGCTGATCTTCGACCTGGGCGCCGGCAAGATGGAACCCTGGCGAATCATCTACATGTTCACCCACTTCACCTCGGTGATGACCTGGGGCATCTGGCTCTTGACCCTGTTCATCCCGGTGAGCCTGCTCTACGGCTTGATGGAGATCATGGACAATTATCCCGGCATCTTGGCCTGGCTGCGGCGGTTCCTCAAGTTCCTGCCGGCCACACTCCCGTATCGCTCCATCCGGCGGGTGCTGGCGGGGGTGGGCGCCGTCCTGGCGGTTGGGGTGGCCATTTACACCGGCATCCTGCTGTCCGTGGTGCGGGCGGTGCCCTTGTGGCACACGCCGCTGTTGCCGCTGTTGTTCCTGGTCTCGGCCGGCTCCACCGGCATGGGCCTGACCATTGACCTGGGCGCCACCATTGCCGTGCCCGACGTGGCCCGCCGCTTCCATGCCCTGCCCATCATCCACATCGTGCTGATCGGCCTGGAAGCGGTGCTGATCGGCCTGGTGCTGGCAGTGGCCTGGCTCCAGGGCGGCGTAGCCGCAGAGTCCGCCCGGCTGGTATTGATGGGGCCGAATGCCGTCATCTTCTGGGCCTTTGTGGTGTTCCCGGGATTGTTCTACCCGTTTGTGGTACACGCGTACGCCATCGGCGCCCGCCGGCACGGGTTTATCTCCGGCATCCTGTCCGGCGCGGGCATCGTCATCGCCGGCCTGTTCCTGCGCTATCTCATCGTCTTCTCCGGCATCCCGGTGGCGCTGTAA